TCTGGGCAAGATCGTGCTCGAAAACGATCTCTGAGGCGAGGACCCTACCGACCGTGCTCGTACTCCCCGTAAGACGACGTGGAATCGGCCCGAGAGCCGACCCACGTCCCGAGTGCGATGCCGTAGACGGCGTGACTCGCGTGAAAGACCGTCTCGGCGTCCGCGTCGAGGTCGATGTCGAGCAGCCGATTCATCATCACGCGCTCGCCGAAGACCGAGAGCGCGAGGCCGAAGACGGTCCCCCAGACGACGCCCTCGGTCTCGGTGGCCGAACGCGGGAGGCGCAACCGAGGATACAGCAGGCCGAAGAGCGCGCCGAAGGAGATCCCGTAGAGGAAATGGAGGAAGATCCCCATTCCCGTGTACTCTTCGGGGTGGCCGTCACCGACGTACTTCGCCCAGAAGTTCGCAGAGGGCGGCAGCGACCGGAGGATCGGTAGCCGGAAGGCGGTCATCACGACCGTCGCGAACGCCCCGCCCTGAATGGCCCGGAGCAACGACCGCACGACTGACGTCGAGGACGGTCGTTCACTAGTGGCCCGGTCCGAACCGAACGGTGAGTCCCTCATCGTCGTGTAGTCTCTCCGTCCGTCTCCATAAGTCCGGACCCGGCTCCTCGACCGTCCGACGAATGTATCCACGTTACTGCATAGATTTCGGACAATATCACCAGATATACGCACGGATCCGAGCGTTGAAGGCGATGGACGGACCAGTCTCCCCCATGGCGACTATCATCGACGGGAACGCAGTCGCGAGCGCGATTCGGGACGACCTCGGGGCGGCCATCGGGACGCTCGGCGACGAGGGCGTGACGCCCGGACTGGCGACCGTCCTCGTCGGCGACGACCCCGCAAGCGAGACGTATGTAAACATGAAACAGCGCGACTGCGAGGAGGTCGGACTGAACGGGATCCACGTCGACCTCCCGGGCGATGCCTCCCCCGAGGAACTGTACGACGCCATCGAGGACCTCAACGCCGACCCCGCGGTCCACGGCTATCTGGTTCAGGACCCCGTCCCCGAGCAGATCGACTACCGGGAGGTGATCCGCCGGATCGACCCCGCGAAGGACGTCGACGGCTTTCATCCCGAGAACGTAGGCCGGTTGGTCGCCGGTGACGCCCGGTTCAAGCCCTGTACGCCCCATGGGATCCAGAAGCTGCTCGCCGCCTACGACGTCGAGACCGAGGGTGCGGACGTGACGATCGTCGGCCGGTCGGACATCGTCGGCAAGCCGATGGCGAACCTCCTGCTGCAGAAATCCCACGACGGCAACGCCACCGTCACCGTCTGTCACTCCCGAACCGAGGACCTCGCGGCGAAGACCCGGCGTGCCGATATCGTCATCGCGGCCTGTGGCGTGACCGAACTGATCGACGGCTCGATGATCGGGGAGGGCGCGACGGTGATCGACGTCGGGATCAGCCGGGTCGAGGACGACTCCGAGAAGGGCTACGAACTCGTCGGGGACGTCGAGTTCGAGAGCGCGAAGGAAGTCGCGGGCGCGATCACCCCCGTCCCCGGCGGCGTCGGGCCGATGACCCGCGCGATGTTGCTGTACAACACCGTCAGCGCCGCGAGCCTGCAGGAGTCGGTCCCCGTCGACCTACCCTAGGGCGTCGAGGCGCTCCCTGGCGCGCGCGAGTGCGAGTTCGTCGTCGTCCCGGACGGCGCTCCCGAGGTCGCGCGCGGCCTCGACGAGGCGTTCTGGCGTTCGCGTCTCGACGCTTCCGTCGAGGGCCTCGACCCGTCGGACGTGATCGTCGAGCCGGCCCAGCGCACGCCTGACGGTCGGAGACGCCTCCTCCCGGGCGTCGAGAAAAGCGAGGAGGTCCTCTCGGTAGGTCGAGACTGCCTTCGCGTAGGCGAGCGCGCGGGCGGATACGAGCGAGTCGGGTACCTCCGCCGGCGGCGGCCGCTCGCCTCCCAGCAACGCGAGGAGATATAGCTGTTCGGCGTCGTCGGTTTCCGTCTCGAGCGCGCCCGAGGAGAGCGAGCGCTCGTAGCTCCCGATCGCGGTCCCGAGTTCGCTCGCGATCAGGTAGGTGTCGTCCAGATCGCGCAACTCGCCGCCGTCGACGAACCCCCGCTTTCGGCGGTAGCTCCGACAGCGCTCGGCGACCTCGCTTGCGACCTCGCTCAGCGGCCGCTCGTCGATCCCCTCGATGAGCGGGGCCAGATCGAGTTCCGCCGGGCCGTCGGTGTGGAGCTTTCGCTCCTCGTGGCCGACGCTCCGGAGGCTCCCACAGTCGGGACAGGCGACCTCGCCGGTCTCGTAGTACGACCAGCGCGTCCCACACGCCGTACATTCGCGCTCACCTCTGATCTCCATGGCCGGGCGTTGGTACGCCGGGGTAAAAACCGATCCGACGGCCCCGGTGGTTCGACGAAGCGAAACCGGCGTGTAGTTTGATGTGGCGTGCGGTCGCAGATGGACGTATGCGCACAGAAGAAGAAATCCGCGAGCAGTACGAGTTCCTCGCCGAACAGCTCGAAAGCGAGGAGATGCGCCACCAAGGAGTGAGAGAAATGTTTACATACTACAAGCGTGCGTTGGGCTGGGTGCTCGAAGAGGAGTACATATAACAAATCGGACTAGTGTCGGTAGGTTTAATACGCAATGGCGTGATTAGTCGAGTGACGCTTCGCTTTGGAGGGCCGAAGCGTCAGCGGGGACCAATTCAGGGCGGCAAGCAGCCACGCGGGGATTTTTCCTCCCCGCGTGGATTGCTTCCATGAAACCGAATCCGCGAGCGCCGCGGCCGGTCCGACTGCCGACGGTTCTGTCCTATCGTAGTAGATACCATACCTGTTCGACGTGATAGAATCGCCCGACGGAGCCGTTGTCCCCGACATGTTTATGCGTGCCGCCACTGATCTGTCAGTACAGTATAGACATGCACGACCTGACGGGCTTTCAACGGGATCTACTCTACGTCATCGTGGGAGAGGAGGAACCGCACGGGCTGGCGATCAAGGAGGAACTGGAGGGGTACTACGAGAAGGAGATCCATCACGGCCGACTGTATCCGAATCTCGACACGCTCGTGGACAAGGGCCTCGTCGAGAAGGGGCAACGTGACCGACGGACCAACTACTACACGCTGACGCGACGCGGACGCCGCGAGATCGAGGCGCGACGGGAGTGGGAGTCGCGGTACGTCGATCTCTAAGCGGAGGCGTTAACCGGGTGCTCTCGGTAGAGGGGAGTCGTGAACAGCGTCGGCCTTATCGCAATCGAAGGGGACCTCCTCCGGATCGTTCTGGCCGGCGCGCTCGGACTCCTGTTGGGGCTCGAACGCGAGTGGTCACACAAATCCGCCGGGATCCGCACCTTCTCGCTGATCGGCCTGCTCGGGGCCGTCTTCACCGTCCTCGACCGGCCGCTGTTGCTCGCGATCGGGGGACTGTTCGTCGCCGTACAGGGGCTCATCCTTGCGGTGCAGGGACTCCTGCGCGAGGAATCGGGTCTCTCGCTGACGACCAGCGTTTCGATGCTCGTCGCCTACGGCGTCGGCGTCCTCGTGGGTACGGGCCTGCTGCTCGAAGGCGTCACCGTCGCGGTGCTGTCCTCGCTGTTGCTCGTGTTGAAGCGCGAGCTCCACAGTTTCGCGTGGGGGCTCACCCGCGAGGAACTCCGATCGACGACCGAGTTCGCCGTGCTGGCGTTCGTCATCTATCCGCTCCTCCCAACGGGGGACGTCCCAATCGCCGCGGCGGGCTTCGAGGTCGCCGTCGAGCCCCGCGTCGTCTGGCTGATGGTCGTCACGGTCGCGGGGATCGGCATCGTGAACTACGCCATCGTCAGTTCGTACGGGGGCCGGGGGATCGCCGTTACGGGGTTTTTCGGTGGGCTCGCCTCCTCGACGGCAGTCGTCGGGACGATGCTCGATCACGTCCGTCAGCACCCGGCGGCCGCCTCGTATGCGGTGGCGGCGATCCTGCTCGCGGACGCCGCGATGGCCCTGCGCAACCTCGGTATCGCGCTCGCGTTTACCATCGACGCGCCGCTGGTCGGGGCGCTGGTTCCGCTGGGGACGGTGGTCGTCGGATCGTTCCTCATCGCCGCGGTCACCGCCGACTGGAACGAGGCCGTCGAGATGGAGTTGGAGAGCCCCTTCTCGCTTCGCAACGCGCTCGGTTTCGGCGCGATCTTCCTGTTGATCGTCGTCTCGGGCGGGTTCGCGGAGGCGTATCTGGGGACCGCCGGTTTCTACGCGACGGCGGTCCTCTCGGGGCTGGTCTCCAGTGCCGGGACGACGACCTCGGCGGTCGTCCTCTATCGCACGGGCTCGCTGGAGCACGACGTGGCCGTGATCGCCATCCTGCTTGCGACCGCCTCTAGCCTCGTCGTCAAGGCGCTGCTGGTCGCGACGAGCTCCGACCGGGCCTTTGCACGCCGGGTCGGCCTCTGGACCGCCGTCCTGCTCGCTATGGCCGGGATCGCGACGGCAGCCGTGCTGTTTTGACGTCACGCAAATACTGTTGGGATCACAACGAACATTTTACACCCCCGTCCCGTCAGTCCCTCGCATGGACCGAGAGACGGCCGAACCACGCGTCGAGACGATGCCCGGCGAACGCGCCCGCGAGTGGGCCGCCCACCACCGCCGGACGGCCGCCAGAAGCACCTACGTCTACGATTTCGTCTGGGACATCACCGCCGAGGCCGTGGGCCCGTTCTGTACCGACGTCGACGGCAACGTCCTGCTCGATTTCACCAGTCACGTCGCCGCCGCGCCGCTCGGCTACAACAACCCGCTGATCACCGAGCGCTTCGACGAGTTCGACCTCCCCGACCCGACGAAGATCGCCGGTCAGGACTTCTACGTCGGATCGCCAGGAACGCCCGAGGATCCCGACCTCCCGGGGCCGACACAGCTCCTGGATCGGCTGATCGAGATCACGAGCGAGTACGGAATGGACCGGGCCTTCCTCTCGAACTCGGGGGCCGAGGCCGTCGAGAACGCGATCAAGAGCTGTTATGATGCCACCGACGGGACCCGCGGGATCACCTTCGAAGGGGGTTTTCACGGCCGGACGCTGGGGGCGCTCAGCCTCAACCGATCGAAGTCCGTCCAACGGGCGGGCTACCCGGAACTGGCGGGGATCACGGACGTGCCCTACTGTACGGAGCGGAGCTGTACGCCCGAGAGCTGTGGCTGTGGCTTCTTCCGTGAGGACGGCTCGGCCCTCGCCACGAAACTCGACCGCGAGACGGGCCACCTCCCGCCCGAGGACCTCGCATACCTCGTGCTCGAACCTGTTCAGGGGGAGGGGGGCTACCGGATCCCCAGCGAGGCGTTCATGCGCGAGGTCGCCGACGTGTGTACCGACCACGACGTCCTGTTGATCGCCGACGAGATCCAGACCGGACTCGGGCGCACCGGCGAGATGTGGGGGTCGGATCACTACCCCATCGAACCGGACGTGATCACGTGTGCGAAGGGCTTGCGGGTGGGTGCGACGATCTCGCGTTCGGACGTCTTCCCCGAGGAGGGTGCGCGGATCTCCTCGACGTGGGGGGCCGGGGACCTCCTCGCCTCGATGCAGGGGGCTCTGACCGTCGATGCGATCCGCGAGGAGGGCCTGCTCGAAAACGCCCGACTACGTGGCGAGCAGGCGAAGGAGCTGCTCCGGGACGCTGCCCCCGAGGGCGTCGTGGACGTACGCGGGCTGGGCCTGTTGCTCGCCGTCGAGTTCGACTCCAAAGAGCGACGAGAGGCCGTCATAGAGGCAGCGCTGAAGCGCGGGCTGCTCACGCTGGGGTGTGGTCACAGGACGCTCAGACTGCTGCCGCCGCTCGACGTCACCGAACGCGAGATCGGGATCGGGATCGACCTGCTGTGTGAGGCGATCGCGGCCGTCGACGGATAGCTAATCGAAGCGGATGCGCTGGC
The DNA window shown above is from Halalkalicoccus jeotgali B3 and carries:
- a CDS encoding DUF6789 family protein; its protein translation is MRDSPFGSDRATSERPSSTSVVRSLLRAIQGGAFATVVMTAFRLPILRSLPPSANFWAKYVGDGHPEEYTGMGIFLHFLYGISFGALFGLLYPRLRLPRSATETEGVVWGTVFGLALSVFGERVMMNRLLDIDLDADAETVFHASHAVYGIALGTWVGSRADSTSSYGEYEHGR
- a CDS encoding bifunctional methylenetetrahydrofolate dehydrogenase/methenyltetrahydrofolate cyclohydrolase; this translates as MATIIDGNAVASAIRDDLGAAIGTLGDEGVTPGLATVLVGDDPASETYVNMKQRDCEEVGLNGIHVDLPGDASPEELYDAIEDLNADPAVHGYLVQDPVPEQIDYREVIRRIDPAKDVDGFHPENVGRLVAGDARFKPCTPHGIQKLLAAYDVETEGADVTIVGRSDIVGKPMANLLLQKSHDGNATVTVCHSRTEDLAAKTRRADIVIAACGVTELIDGSMIGEGATVIDVGISRVEDDSEKGYELVGDVEFESAKEVAGAITPVPGGVGPMTRAMLLYNTVSAASLQESVPVDLP
- a CDS encoding DUF7117 family protein, coding for MEIRGERECTACGTRWSYYETGEVACPDCGSLRSVGHEERKLHTDGPAELDLAPLIEGIDERPLSEVASEVAERCRSYRRKRGFVDGGELRDLDDTYLIASELGTAIGSYERSLSSGALETETDDAEQLYLLALLGGERPPPAEVPDSLVSARALAYAKAVSTYREDLLAFLDAREEASPTVRRALGRLDDHVRRVEALDGSVETRTPERLVEAARDLGSAVRDDDELALARARERLDALG
- a CDS encoding PadR family transcriptional regulator codes for the protein MHDLTGFQRDLLYVIVGEEEPHGLAIKEELEGYYEKEIHHGRLYPNLDTLVDKGLVEKGQRDRRTNYYTLTRRGRREIEARREWESRYVDL
- a CDS encoding MgtC/SapB family protein, with amino-acid sequence MNSVGLIAIEGDLLRIVLAGALGLLLGLEREWSHKSAGIRTFSLIGLLGAVFTVLDRPLLLAIGGLFVAVQGLILAVQGLLREESGLSLTTSVSMLVAYGVGVLVGTGLLLEGVTVAVLSSLLLVLKRELHSFAWGLTREELRSTTEFAVLAFVIYPLLPTGDVPIAAAGFEVAVEPRVVWLMVVTVAGIGIVNYAIVSSYGGRGIAVTGFFGGLASSTAVVGTMLDHVRQHPAAASYAVAAILLADAAMALRNLGIALAFTIDAPLVGALVPLGTVVVGSFLIAAVTADWNEAVEMELESPFSLRNALGFGAIFLLIVVSGGFAEAYLGTAGFYATAVLSGLVSSAGTTTSAVVLYRTGSLEHDVAVIAILLATASSLVVKALLVATSSDRAFARRVGLWTAVLLAMAGIATAAVLF
- a CDS encoding class-III pyridoxal-phosphate-dependent aminotransferase; translated protein: MDRETAEPRVETMPGERAREWAAHHRRTAARSTYVYDFVWDITAEAVGPFCTDVDGNVLLDFTSHVAAAPLGYNNPLITERFDEFDLPDPTKIAGQDFYVGSPGTPEDPDLPGPTQLLDRLIEITSEYGMDRAFLSNSGAEAVENAIKSCYDATDGTRGITFEGGFHGRTLGALSLNRSKSVQRAGYPELAGITDVPYCTERSCTPESCGCGFFREDGSALATKLDRETGHLPPEDLAYLVLEPVQGEGGYRIPSEAFMREVADVCTDHDVLLIADEIQTGLGRTGEMWGSDHYPIEPDVITCAKGLRVGATISRSDVFPEEGARISSTWGAGDLLASMQGALTVDAIREEGLLENARLRGEQAKELLRDAAPEGVVDVRGLGLLLAVEFDSKERREAVIEAALKRGLLTLGCGHRTLRLLPPLDVTEREIGIGIDLLCEAIAAVDG